The DNA region CAAATTACTAGTctggaaataaaaaaattataacttataagtttggtgaattattattttaataactatgtaccatacaaatatttaatgttttcaaGTGAACTCCTCGAATAGTTCATTGAGAAACGGCCAAAGTAATTGGTTTTGAGGCAATTGGTGACTTGATTATCCCTATAAATGATTGTTgtacttgtgtttttttttcttacttttttgcCTTTAAACAAATCCCCAAAGAAGTACATTGTCATATAGTACCTTGTCAAAGTTCTGTGATGAATATGTAGACTGCGTGTAAATGGCAAACTCTTATTGTAtcaaaaaataactaaaaataaactcAGTCATGTAATAAGCCATAACACATCAACATCATCTAAGTTTTTTTGCAAGTAGAAAGTACGTGTCAATGTAATTTTCTCAAGACTTGTTCTGTTGAACTTGGGAGACATTAAACTTTTATCTTTCACTAAGAAAACATCATCataaccaacaacaacaacaaaaaaagatttaaaagacAAAAGCAAATGGGCCAtgtaaaaacaaacaaacaaagcttTGTGTATGTAACTAAAGTTGCTTTGATCAAAAGTTGGGGAAAAAGGAAAGATTTAGACTAACATTTTGGAACGAAGCTTATTAGCTACATACAAGAGATGGCTGATGTTGGTAGTTGGATAATGTTGAAGTAACTTCATATTCGATGTGAAATCTCCAGCGATCAACCTCCTCCTCACCAGTACCAGCATAGCACAACATATCCCCAGTAAGCTTTCCTGCAACCATACAAGATAACTTAGTTCTATCATTCAAGCCAGCATTAATGGGAAAAAAAACTGATGAAACAGATAATAATTGATTTGGCAATCTTACCAGAGGACCTTCGGGGTCACTTAAGAGTGCATCCCATATGTGAAGACAGTCGAAGAAACTAAACTCTTGTGTAAGGAGGAGAGTGATCCACCTAAATGCATAGAACTGTGGGTTTACCTGTAATCCATGGAAACAATACAATGTCAGCAATCTCAAAAGGTATAATCCATTTCTATTATACTGTAGATCAAAGAACGAGAATACTAGTAAGCTTGTTCACATGGTTAGCTATCGGGGTATCTAGAACTTCCGTAACGGAATGACAAATATAGATGCCACAACAGTTATAACAGAgagggagaaaaaaaaacaatgtctTACTTTTGTGGTGATCTCTAGATGACGCCAAAGTTCCTCATCATGCTTCCTAACAAGCTGCGAAAGCCTAGTTATTGCAGATCGGATTCCAACAACACTGTTGTCAAGTTGTTGACAGTAGAAGTCGCGAAATCCACTCAACAGTTCAACAAAGCAGAAGAATGCATCAGCTTCAGCATGAGACTGCATGATTTGAATAGAGTTAATTATAAGATAAGAGCAaacacataaacataaacaaatctTCTAAGAAAAAAAGGCAAAAAAATTCTGATTCAAATTAGTTGGTAATTCTGTGATATAGCATACGGACCCTATCCTGTCAAAGTAGTTTAAAAAAGGTAGCAAAAAGAGAGGGTCTACTTACTGAACTATCTTCATCAGGATCGTTACGGAATACATAAAAGATAGGTGCCAAAATTTCGTTCATCCCTTGAACATATCTGATCCCTTGATTTAACTTGGCAAACACAAGCAATATATTCTTCATAGATTCCTAGACACGTAAAAGGAAACGTCATTGAGCTTTGATGGATCAACAAATATATGTGAGAATTTGCTAACGCGAACACTAAAAAGGTCACCTGATTAGAACGCGCAAAAGATGATTCAGCAGAGAAAAAGGGAATATCCGGATGTGTACGCTTAACATCTTTGTCTATTTGTTCTATGGTCTCAATATCctgtattattaataaaagaGTTTAATGCTGGAACTAGTTGATAAATTGAATGAATCCTGTCCTTGGAGTTAATATGTGCAAGAGATATGGTTACCTGGAAATAAGTATTCCAGGCGCTTGCCTTGCCTAAGCTTAAAGGATGGTCCTCGTCGGTAATTCTGGAACGGGAAAGCATGCAACGGCTTCCACTCTTCAACTCGTAATTGTCAAGCCCCTTTGACCTCACCAATCTCCATGTGATTTCTGACTAACTACCACAGAATCATTTAGAGGTACAACAAACACATAGCTGTGTAAAGAAAGAAAGCTTTCTAGATGAGAGAAAAACCTAACAAAGTCCAAATGCAAGAAAAGGAACTACTTAC from Raphanus sativus cultivar WK10039 chromosome 8, ASM80110v3, whole genome shotgun sequence includes:
- the LOC108822379 gene encoding TBC domain-containing protein C1952.17c, translating into MVRKKVPEWLNSTMWSTPPPPSSLNDDALLLRNSPSSTKMSSMKKETDTISVTPPPSTASSVPSPSPRPRRNGSSSISGEYGNSSSSVVAPSSAEDFSRQAHLSAELSKKVINMKELRSLASQSLPDSPGIRSTVWKLLLGYLPPERSLWSSELKQKRSQYKHYKDELLTSPSEITWRLVRSKGLDNYELKSGSRCMLSRSRITDEDHPLSLGKASAWNTYFQDIETIEQIDKDVKRTHPDIPFFSAESSFARSNQESMKNILLVFAKLNQGIRYVQGMNEILAPIFYVFRNDPDEDSSSHAEADAFFCFVELLSGFRDFYCQQLDNSVVGIRSAITRLSQLVRKHDEELWRHLEITTKVNPQFYAFRWITLLLTQEFSFFDCLHIWDALLSDPEGPLESLLGICCAMLVLVRRRLIAGDFTSNMKLLQHYPTTNISHLLYVANKLRSKMLV